In uncultured Fusobacterium sp., one genomic interval encodes:
- a CDS encoding heavy-metal-associated domain-containing protein, whose translation MKHVIKIDGMGCNKCVAHVKEALEGLGDLEVLEVKIGEATVDMVENYDFGKIVEALDDAGYDVLGYEVLD comes from the coding sequence AAAATAGATGGAATGGGATGTAACAAATGTGTAGCTCACGTTAAAGAAGCATTAGAAGGGCTAGGAGATTTAGAAGTATTAGAAGTAAAAATAGGTGAAGCAACTGTAGATATGGTAGAAAATTATGACTTTGGAAAAATTGTTGAAGCATTAGATGATGCTGGATATGATGTTCTAGGGTATGAGGTATTAGACTAA
- a CDS encoding heavy metal translocating P-type ATPase: MKKSYQLGGVSCQVCVNKIEKKLKKLEGTKEAIVNLSTEKLSIEYDENILNENTIKETVIKLGYEIEEIQDLKEVELDIDGISCQMCVSKIERKISKLEGVKSIVVNLANSRGKVVYDSEKIKLSEILHIMEKLGYKGTKHNDITESIKDKEKEEQLKREFIEFKVAIFFSAIIFYISMGSMVGLPVPQIISPEINPLNFALIQLILAIPVIYIGRRFYTVGIKQLFMKSPSMDSLIATGTGSALIYSIYGTFKIMEGDYHYVHALYFESAVVILALILLGKHMEGISKGKTSEAIKKLMSLKSKKANLVRNDEIIQVDIEEVEKGDILLVKPGESIPVDGEVVEGESSIDESMLTGESIPVDKTIGDKVFGASINKNGSLKIKAVAVGKDTMISKIIKLVENAQGSKAPIAKIADRISAYFVPIVMLIAIIAGTTWYYLGSQGIVEINDTPAIFSLTIFISVMVIACPCSLGLATPTAIMVGTGRGAELGILIKSGEALEKAHKVDTIVFDKTGTITEGKPRVTDIISVKNLKEDDILQVAAALELHSEHPLGEAIVEEAKERGIKLPSVKDFISITGQGVCGKIEESEIFIGNIKLMKNKGIEVTMEEELNRLASQGKTPMYMALDGEFLGVIAVADTVKEESIEAIRELKERGYKIGMITGDNRVTAEAVGKQVSIDIIFSEVTPEDKYLKVKELQEQGRNVAMVGDGINDSPALVQANIGIAIGGGTDIAMESADIVLMKKTLKDVIVAMELSNATMRNIKQNLFWAFIYNSLGIPVAAGVLYPFTGHLLNPMIAGGAMAMSSVSVVSNALRLRKFKR; encoded by the coding sequence ATGAAAAAGAGTTATCAACTTGGCGGTGTAAGCTGCCAAGTTTGTGTTAATAAGATTGAAAAAAAATTAAAAAAACTTGAGGGAACAAAAGAAGCAATAGTAAACTTATCTACAGAAAAATTATCAATAGAATATGATGAAAATATTTTAAATGAAAATACAATAAAAGAAACAGTTATAAAATTAGGATATGAAATAGAAGAGATACAAGATTTAAAAGAGGTAGAACTAGACATAGATGGAATAAGTTGCCAGATGTGTGTAAGCAAGATAGAGAGAAAAATCTCTAAACTTGAAGGGGTAAAATCAATAGTTGTAAACTTAGCTAATAGCAGGGGAAAAGTTGTTTATGATTCAGAAAAAATAAAACTTTCAGAGATTCTTCATATAATGGAAAAATTAGGATACAAGGGAACAAAACATAACGATATTACAGAGAGTATCAAGGATAAAGAGAAAGAGGAACAATTAAAAAGAGAGTTTATTGAATTTAAAGTGGCAATATTCTTTTCTGCTATTATTTTTTATATTTCAATGGGATCAATGGTAGGACTTCCAGTTCCTCAAATAATCTCTCCTGAGATAAACCCATTAAATTTTGCTTTAATTCAATTGATTTTAGCAATTCCAGTAATATATATAGGAAGAAGATTTTATACTGTTGGTATAAAACAACTATTTATGAAAAGTCCAAGTATGGATTCCTTGATAGCAACAGGTACGGGATCGGCTTTAATTTATAGCATCTATGGAACATTTAAAATTATGGAAGGGGACTATCACTATGTTCATGCTCTATATTTTGAATCAGCAGTTGTTATTTTAGCCTTGATTCTTTTAGGAAAGCATATGGAGGGAATAAGTAAGGGTAAAACTTCAGAAGCTATTAAAAAATTGATGAGTTTAAAGAGTAAAAAAGCAAATTTAGTGAGAAATGATGAGATAATACAAGTTGATATTGAGGAGGTAGAAAAAGGGGACATTCTTTTAGTTAAACCAGGAGAGAGTATTCCAGTTGATGGAGAGGTAGTAGAGGGAGAAAGCTCAATTGATGAATCTATGCTTACTGGAGAGAGCATACCTGTGGATAAAACTATAGGGGATAAGGTTTTTGGAGCAAGTATCAATAAAAATGGTAGCTTAAAGATAAAAGCAGTGGCAGTTGGAAAAGATACAATGATATCTAAAATTATTAAGTTAGTTGAAAATGCTCAAGGTTCAAAAGCTCCTATTGCTAAGATAGCAGATAGAATATCAGCATATTTTGTACCAATTGTTATGTTAATAGCAATAATAGCAGGAACAACTTGGTATTATTTAGGAAGTCAAGGAATTGTTGAAATAAATGATACACCAGCTATATTTTCTCTTACAATATTTATATCTGTAATGGTAATAGCTTGTCCATGTTCATTGGGACTTGCAACACCTACAGCAATTATGGTTGGAACAGGAAGAGGAGCTGAACTTGGGATACTTATTAAATCTGGAGAAGCTCTAGAAAAGGCACATAAGGTTGATACTATTGTCTTTGATAAAACAGGAACAATAACAGAAGGGAAACCTAGAGTTACAGATATTATATCTGTAAAAAATTTAAAAGAGGATGATATTTTACAAGTTGCAGCAGCTTTAGAACTACACTCTGAACATCCTTTAGGAGAGGCTATTGTAGAAGAAGCTAAAGAGAGAGGAATTAAACTTCCATCAGTAAAAGATTTTATATCTATTACAGGACAAGGAGTTTGTGGAAAGATAGAAGAAAGTGAAATTTTCATTGGAAATATAAAGCTTATGAAAAATAAGGGAATAGAAGTAACAATGGAAGAGGAACTTAATAGATTGGCATCACAAGGAAAAACTCCTATGTATATGGCATTAGATGGAGAGTTTTTAGGAGTAATAGCAGTTGCTGATACTGTTAAAGAGGAGTCTATTGAGGCAATAAGAGAGTTAAAAGAACGTGGATATAAGATAGGTATGATTACAGGAGATAATAGAGTTACAGCTGAAGCAGTTGGAAAACAAGTTAGTATTGATATTATCTTCTCTGAAGTAACACCAGAAGATAAATATTTAAAAGTAAAAGAACTTCAAGAGCAAGGTAGAAATGTAGCTATGGTTGGAGATGGAATAAATGACTCTCCAGCATTGGTTCAAGCTAATATAGGTATTGCCATAGGTGGAGGAACAGATATAGCTATGGAAAGTGCTGATATAGTTCTTATGAAGAAAACTTTAAAAGATGTTATTGTAGCTATGGAATTAAGTAATGCAACTATGAGAAATATTAAACAAAATCTATTTTGGGCATTTATATATAATAGTTTAGGAATTCCAGTTGCAGCAGGAGTATTATATCCTTTCACTGGACATCTACTAAATCCAATGATAGCAGGAGGAGCTATGGCTATGAGTTCAGTATCAGTAGTTTCAAATGCTTTGAGATTGAGGAAGTTTAAGAGATAG
- a CDS encoding response regulator transcription factor has protein sequence MKKILVIDDEWKIRKLIKDYLVREGYSVDEAGDGEEGLELFFKNNYDIVILDIMMPKIDGWSVCRKIREESQVPIIMLTARADESDQLFGFELETDEYMVKPFNPKLLVAKVKALFRRDGKIAEKACLQFGDLVVDTSKREVRLGDVVLELTPKEYDLLYFFIENKGLALSREKILNSVWGWDYFGDSRTVDTHIKRLRKKIGDDFIQTVRGFGYKFEVEK, from the coding sequence ATGAAGAAAATATTAGTAATTGATGATGAATGGAAGATAAGAAAGCTAATAAAGGACTATTTAGTTCGTGAAGGTTATAGTGTAGATGAGGCAGGAGATGGAGAAGAGGGATTGGAGCTTTTCTTTAAAAATAACTATGATATAGTAATTCTTGATATAATGATGCCAAAAATTGATGGTTGGAGTGTATGTAGAAAGATAAGAGAGGAATCTCAAGTACCAATAATAATGTTGACAGCAAGAGCAGATGAGAGTGATCAACTTTTTGGATTTGAACTTGAAACAGACGAGTATATGGTAAAACCTTTTAATCCAAAACTATTGGTAGCAAAGGTTAAAGCTCTATTTAGAAGGGATGGAAAGATAGCTGAAAAAGCTTGTTTACAATTTGGAGATTTAGTTGTAGATACTTCTAAAAGAGAGGTAAGACTAGGTGATGTAGTTTTAGAATTAACACCTAAAGAGTATGATCTTTTATATTTCTTTATTGAAAATAAAGGGTTAGCTCTTTCAAGAGAGAAAATTTTAAACTCTGTATGGGGTTGGGATTATTTTGGAGACTCAAGAACTGTTGATACACACATAAAAAGATTGAGAAAGAAAATAGGAGATGATTTTATTCAAACAGTAAGAGGGTTTGGATATAAATTCGAGGTAGAAAAATGA
- a CDS encoding metal-sensing transcriptional repressor: MEKLKNSCTGKGCINKSCPDFKKKIESRINRIEGQIRGIGRMLENKVSCDEVLNQISSVKSALNGVAKLILESHIRNCVVNDIKAGEENVTISELVYTLNKMIDKSNKKIKEEFPDIVRKIEIEVGKIKALVEAEHCNDILNEISNVKGEIDGLSKKILESHIKNCVVKGIKAGEENKVITDLLYTLNKMIK; this comes from the coding sequence ATGGAAAAATTAAAAAATTCTTGTACAGGAAAAGGGTGTATAAATAAAAGTTGTCCTGATTTTAAAAAGAAAATAGAATCAAGAATAAATAGAATAGAGGGGCAAATAAGAGGAATTGGAAGAATGTTAGAAAACAAGGTAAGTTGTGATGAGGTCTTAAATCAAATTTCCTCTGTAAAATCTGCTCTGAATGGTGTAGCAAAACTTATACTTGAATCACATATTAGAAACTGTGTAGTAAATGATATTAAAGCAGGAGAAGAAAATGTTACAATATCAGAATTAGTATATACTTTAAACAAGATGATAGATAAGAGTAATAAGAAGATAAAAGAGGAATTCCCAGACATAGTACGAAAAATAGAAATAGAAGTAGGAAAGATTAAGGCTTTAGTTGAGGCGGAGCATTGTAATGACATTCTTAACGAGATCTCAAATGTAAAAGGAGAGATAGATGGGCTTTCTAAAAAGATACTTGAATCACATATAAAAAATTGTGTAGTAAAAGGTATCAAAGCAGGAGAGGAAAATAAGGTTATTACAGATCTTTTATATACTTTGAACAAAATGATTAAATAA